In Centroberyx gerrardi isolate f3 chromosome 20, fCenGer3.hap1.cur.20231027, whole genome shotgun sequence, a genomic segment contains:
- the LOC139914956 gene encoding uncharacterized protein LOC139914956 — protein sequence MQCVNLLKKRSLETELETWSRQPKRVCLGAELQTAECPMETSLSLPASNQQREQQTDCRQVGPVRTAALCCPRCLGGEPGHINHILGH from the exons atgCAGTGTGTTAACCTGCTGAAGAAGAGAAGTCTGGAAACAGAACTGGAGACCTGGAGCCGCCAACCg aaGCGAGTGTGTTTGGGGGCGGAGCTCCAGACGGCAGAGTGTCCAATGGAAACGTCCCTCAGTCTGCCAGCGTCCAATCAGCAGCGAGAACAGCAGACCGACTGCAGACAG gtgggTCCGGTCAGGACTGCAGCTCTCTGCTGTCCCAGATGCCTGGGAGGAGAACCg ggtcACATCAACCACATCCTGGGCCACTGA